In Larimichthys crocea isolate SSNF chromosome VI, L_crocea_2.0, whole genome shotgun sequence, one genomic interval encodes:
- the npffl gene encoding pro-FMRFamide-related neuropeptide FF like produces MDTAAVVTLLALVMAMAGVSRALHIQGSLDKTDILPGSEENMADHLLGLESENIDHGIDDRLLTAVLRALLFGSQRDTRNSVLHQPQRFGRGSRGQVVSEDQIHSRDWEAAPGQIWSMAVPQRFGKK; encoded by the exons ATGGACACAGCTGCGGTGGTGACTCTTCTGGCTCTGGTTATGGCAATGGCTGGCGTCAGTCGTGCTCTTCACATCCAAGGCAGTCTGGACAAAACTGACATCCTGCCAGGCTCAGAGGAGAACATGGCCGACCACTTGCTTGGGCTG GAGAGTGAAAACATAGATCACGGCATTGATGATCGTCTGCTGACTGCTGTGCTGAGAGCTCTGCTGTTCGGATCTCAGAGAGACACCAGGAACTCTGTCCTCCATCAGCCACAGAG GTTTGGTCGTGGCTCCAGAGGGCAGGTAGTCTCGGAAGATCAGATACATTCCCGCGACTGGGAGGCTGCCCCTGGTCAGATCTGGAGTATGGCTGTACCCCAGAGATTTGGCAAGAAATAA